One window of Bacillus sp. THAF10 genomic DNA carries:
- a CDS encoding C40 family peptidase → MKHLVAGFALAGVLAFNPLIGHAELGDQTLEPGMWHEDVKELQEILDEKGYFKYSETTTYYGDYTTDAVKAFQADKDIEVTGTADEETFKALGVESNESNIVEVAKKYEGTPYQWGGETPEEGFDCSGYLNYIFDEAENKDLPRTTKEMYEEGTKVESPAVGDIVFFDVEGNGVSHAGVYIGNGEFYHASSTDGVKVSELDSSYWKDKYIGAKRF, encoded by the coding sequence TTGAAACATTTAGTAGCAGGATTTGCATTAGCCGGAGTGTTGGCGTTTAATCCATTGATCGGTCATGCTGAATTAGGAGATCAAACGCTTGAGCCTGGAATGTGGCATGAAGACGTGAAAGAGTTACAGGAGATTTTAGATGAAAAAGGTTATTTCAAATATAGCGAAACAACTACATACTATGGAGATTATACGACTGATGCTGTGAAAGCATTTCAAGCTGATAAAGATATCGAGGTAACGGGAACTGCCGACGAGGAAACTTTCAAAGCTTTAGGTGTGGAAAGTAACGAGTCCAATATCGTCGAAGTGGCGAAAAAGTATGAGGGCACACCTTACCAGTGGGGTGGCGAAACTCCTGAAGAGGGCTTCGACTGCAGCGGCTACCTAAACTATATTTTCGATGAAGCAGAAAACAAAGATCTTCCACGTACGACAAAAGAAATGTATGAAGAAGGAACAAAAGTAGAGTCACCAGCAGTTGGCGACATCGTATTCTTTGACGTCGAAGGAAACGGCGTGAGCCACGCAGGCGTCTACATCGGCAATGGTGAATTCTACCACGCATCCTCAACAGATGGCGTAAAAGTGAGCGAACTTGACAGTAGCTACTGGAAGGATAAATACATTGGAGCGAAGCGGTTCTAA